The Salinivibrio kushneri genomic interval GGTGAGGCATCACCTTTTACAATCGCACTGCGCTCGGCCAGATTCACACTCACATTGGCCACGCCATCCACACTGCTGATGGCAGTTTCAACACTTTTGACACAGCTTGCGCATGTCATGCCAGATAACACAAACTGCATACGTGAATGGCTGGATGAGGTCTCAGTGCGTGGCGGCGTTTCGGCCTGTTGGTCAACCTTAGTGGTCGCAGTTTGAGGTTGATGCGGCTCGGTGGATGAGGGCGTTTCTTGGCTGGGGTCGATGAGTGTGGCCTCAAAGCCTAAAGATGTGATCGTTTCAATCAGCGTCTCGGCGCTAAGCGTCGTGCGTACGGTCGCCGCGTCTTTGCTGACTTGGTAGTCAAAAACCGCATCGTTTTCATCGAACGCACGCTCTACTTTCGCCACGCAGTGACCGCAGCTTAACCCCGATAATGCCAATTGATGCTGATAACCGACTTGATAGCCAAGGTTCTCAATGGTTTGGATGATGGACGCCAAGCTCAAGCTGGTGTGAATATCTGCATGAGTTTTACTGACCGAATGAGAAAACACCGTGGGCTGCTCGTCCAGCGCTGCTTCGACCTTGGCCACACAGCGGCCGCAGTTTAGCCCGCTTAAGACCAAGTGATAATGCTCACCGACCTGATAGCCGAGCGCTTCAATCGCGTTGACTGCTTGGCGTAGTGGGTACTCAGTGCTCTCACCCAGGGCTTCTAACGACACTGACTGGGTATCAATGTTCTCAATGCGAATCCCGTCGATACCCTCAAGCGCTTTTGTCGCTTTTTTCACACAGCCTTGGCAGCTTAAGCCACTCAGCGGCAGTGTGTAGTCGGTGATGTGAGTGTCGGTGGTGGTCATTGCCTCTCCTTATCGCCTGACATGATTCGATGTTGGCGTTTGTCGCAACGCCAGTTAGGCTAAACTGTAAACCTTATAGCTACTGGAAGGTCAAGCGAGAAAAATGAAGATTCAACAAGTGGCAGAGAAAACTGGCCTCACCAGCAAAACCATTCGCTTTTACGAGCAGAAAGGGCTGATCACGCCGCCGCATCGAGCGGAAAACGGCTATCGCGATTATCGCGAGCAGCATATCAATGAGCTGCAAATGATCCGCCGTGCGCGATTAGTGGGCTTTACCTTGGAAGAAAGTGCGGATTTGTTAGCGTTATCGCGCGATCCGTCGTTACGCAGTGCCGATGTCAAAGCGCGCGCCGAGACAAAATTGGTAGAGATTGATGAGAAAATGGCAGAACTGGCGGCAATGAAAACCACACTGCACGCTCTAACGCAGGCCTGTCCGGGAGATGGTGACGCGCAGTGCCCGATTATCGAAGCACTGCGCGGTGACAGTGAGCTAGGCGAGTTAGACTCCAGCCCCTCAAGTTGTTGTGCGTCAGGGGCTGAACCGCCCGCGACAAACTAGCATTTAGTAAAGCAGCGAATAGAGCTGACGACGATAACGCGACGCGACTTCATTGCCTTGGCCGAGTGCGGTAAGAATATCCATCAGGGTTTTCTTGGCTTCACCCTCGCCATGATTCATATCGCGGCGAAGAATCTTCATCAGTAACTCCAGCGCCTCTTCACTGCGATTAATCTGATTATATTGCACCGCCAACTCATAAGCGACGTTGGCGTCGTCTGGGCTTTCCTCGAGTTGGGCCTGAAGGCGGCGGATTTCAGGGGCATCAATCGCTTGGTTATGCAGCTCAATTTTTGCCACCAAGCTTTTGTAGGTGGCATCTTGATCTTGCATCAGCACGGTGTCGAGCAGCGCTTGCGCCGCATCAAACTGATGGGTCTCGACCAAGCATTCCGCCATCGCCAGTTTATACTCGCCTTTATCGCCGTGACTGGTTTCCAGTGGCTTTAAAATGACCAAAGCATCGGTATAGTTGCCTTCGGCCATGAGCTGACGTGCTTGCTCGAACGCTTGATCTTCTTGACTAGGTAGGTGCTTATCAAGCATTTCGCGCACTGTGTCGTAGTTTTGTGGGCCAGCTAAACCGTCTACCGGCTGACCGTCTTTAAACAGCGCCAGAGTTGGCAGCGCACGGACGCCAAATTGCGCGGCAATCATTTGTTGCGCTTCGCAATCGATGGTTGCAAGGGTAAAGGTGCCATGACTGTCGTGAGCAAGTTGTTCGACGGTGGGTTTTAGCTCCACGCTTTCGGGCATCATGTTCGCCCAAAAGTACACCAATACGGGCGTGCGAGACGATGACTCGAGAATTTGCTGAAAATTATGCTCGGTTAATTCGACAATATAGTTTGCGTTCATCATGGATCCTGACCAAGTGGATTTTCCTTAAGGGTGGGGGCAAACGTGCAGAAATTCAAGCAACTGGGCTTGTATTTGGGCGTGTGATGGCGGATCGAACCGAAAGGTGAAAAGGGGCGAAACGTAACAGCTACGAAAAAGCCACCCGAAGGTGGCCTATTTCGTCGGTCTGCAAGCGAAGTCATTACAAAGCAAGTGCGAGTTACAACACGAGCACCACGCACAAAGCGACGCTCAAGCAGAGCCAGTTCAATTGATGCAAGGTCATCAGCCGGCTCCTTTATGATTGTTATCGAGGATGTTGCGTTGTCGATGGACAGTGTCCTAACGGACGTTGTCCACCAGTGACTACCAGATTAGCGCTCGTCTATGACAAAAGTATGACAAATGCGACAGCAGCCACGCTTTTGTGGTGGTTTTTTCGCTGTTGCATTAACCGCCTTTGAGCAATACCCGATCGAGCCAACGACTGGGAAGGAGCCGTTTGAGGATTGCCATCCAAACCGTCGGTTGGGTCACGCGATAACGCACTTTGGGGCGAGGCGAGAACAAGGCATGCGTCAGCGGCGCGACAAGCGCGTCGGCAGGCAACGTATATTTGTTGCCGCCTTCGTCCGCCGCGAGGCGGTCAAGTTGGGCTTGGTAGGCCTGCTGATGACGGCTTTTATTGAGGTCGACCCAATGTTTAAAGGCGCTGAGCGCATTGGCACGAAATGCCGTTTCAATTGGGCCAGGCTCAATCAAGCTCACCTTAATCGGTGTGTCGCTCAGCTCTAAACGCAAAGTATCGGTCCAGCCTTCGAGGGCAAACTTGCTGGCGTTATAGGCGCCGCGATACTTCAATGCCACGATACCCAGCACCGAGCTGTTTTGCACAATGCGTCCTTCGCCGTAATTAAGCAGCATAGGCAATAAGGCTTGGGTTAAATGGTGCCAGCCAAACACATTGGTCTCAAACTGAGCGCGTAAGGCCTCGGTGGGCAAATCTTCCAGCGCGCCGGGTTGACCATAAGCACCGTTATTAAACAGCGCAAAGAGTTTGCCGCCGGTCATTTGCTCGATTGTGTCGACCGCTTGGTTGATGCTGGCCGTGTCTGACACATCTAACTGAATACAAGTTAGGCCTTCTTGCTGTAAACGGCTGACATCGTCAGCCTTTCGGCAACTGGCGATCACCGTGTGTCCTTGCTCATGCAAGGCTTTGGCGCAGGCATAGCCGATGCCGGTAGAACAGCCGGTGATTAAAATGGCGTTATTCAGCGGTGAGGCAGTGTCCATAAGATCCTCATTCATGATTCGGTTGCGTCAGACAAGTAAGGCGCGAGTTTTTCTGCCATAAAATCGGCAATCCAAGGTTGTGCGGCGGGCATCGGGTGAATGCCATCATCACGCATCCATTCAGGCTTTTGGATCACAGTCTCCATAAAAAAGGGCAGTAATGGGGTTTGTGTTTGCGCCGCCAGTGTAGGATAAATATCAGCAAACCCTTGTGCATAGCGCTGACCATAATTAGGCGGGATTTGGATTTGCACCAACAAAGGCGTGGCATCGGCCGCGCGAGTTTGGGTGATCAATTGCTTAAGGTTGTCTCGTATACGTTTAAATGGCCAACCGCGTAGGCCATCGTTGCCGCCGAGTTCAATCAGCACCCATTCGGGCTGGTGGCGTTCTAATAATTGCGGCAGACGCTGCAGGCCATTGGCGGTGGTGTCGCCGGAAATACTGGCGTTAATCACCTCAACCTCGACATTATGTTCTTCGAGCGCGCGCGGTAGCTTAGCAGGCCAGGCTTGTTCAGCCGCCATTTGGTAGCCAGCGCTTAAGCTGTCACCAAGGACAAGGAGCGTTTGTGCACTGGCACTGCTCACCCACAAAAAACACAACAAAGTAAGGATGCGTAACATGGCCTCTCCTGTTATTCGAGCCGAAAAAATTGCAAAACATGTCGTGACACGCGAACAGCCGCTTACCATTCTGCAGGATGTCTCGCTACAAATCGAGGCAGGCGAGTCGATTGCATTAATGGGTGTGTCCGGCGCAGGGAAATCCACCTTGATGACCTTGCTTGCCGGATTAGATACGCCCAGTGAAGGCGAGGTCGATCTGCTTGGCCACAAGCTTTCCACCTTGGATGAAGATGCGCGCGCGGCGCTGCGAGCCGAATCGGTGGGGTTTGTGTTCCAAAGTTTTTTACTGGTGCCCTCACTGAACGCGCTTGAGAACGTGATGCTGCCGCTGACCATTCGCGGAGAGGAAGAAGACGACACCCGCGCCAAGCAACTGCTGGCCTCGGTAGGGTTACAAGGACGGGAAACACACTTACCTTCACAGCTCTCTGGCGGGGAGCAACAACGGGTGGCTCTGGCGCGCGCCTTTATTATCCGCCCGCACGTGTTATTTGCCGATGAGCCGACCGGCAACCTCGACCAAAAAACCGCGGCGACCATTATCGATTTATTGTTTGAACTAAACGAAAAGCATGGCACCACCTTGGTGTTGGTCACTCACGATCCGGCGCTAGCCAAGCGTTGTCAGCGTACCTTGATGATGGACAGCGGCAAACTACAGGAGCGAGTGAATGGCGAGTAAAAACGGACTACTCAATCGCTGGGCGTGGCGCGAACTGTTACACGGGCAAATTTGGCCAGTGGCGGTGGCGCTGGCACTGATCATCACCTGTGTGTTTGCGCTGTCGGCATTGGCCGATCGCATTGAAAACGTGCTCACCCAGCAAGGGCGCAACCTGATTGCCGCCGATACCGTGCTGCGTGCTCGTCAGCCGCTCAACACCGAACAAATTGAGGCGTTTAAACAAGCCGGTGCCACGGTATCTGCCCAAACCCGCTTTGGCACCATGGCATTCAGCGAGCAAAAGATGCAGCTGGTGAGCGTGAAAGCGGTGGATAGCCTGTATCCGTTGCGTGGCGACTTGGTGCTGGAGCAAAACGGCCAAGCGATTGGCGGTGACCGACGTATTCAACCCGGTGAGCTATGGCTGTCTGAGCGGGTGTTCAGTTTGCTGAGCGTCAAACCCGGCGACAGCGTCTCGATTGGTAACCTTGATCTCAACGTCAGCGGTACTTTGGCCGCCGAGCCAGAGCTGTCATTTAACCCCTTTAGCCAAATGCCCGCGGTGATGATGCATCGCGATGATGTGCCTGCCGCTGGCGTGGTACGCGAAGGCAGTCGGGTGCGTTATCGCTACTTTTTAACCGGTGACGAGCCCAGCCTAAGCGCGGCTAAAGCCAGTTATACACTGCAAGATGGTGAGCGCTGGGTGGATGAAAACACCTCTGATCGCACTGGGGATATGCTGGATCGCAGCCGTCAGTACCTGTCGTTAACCGTGGTGCTGGTGATTGTGATGGCCGCGGCCACCTTAACCTTAACCTGTCAGCACTATGCTAAAAGCCGCGCCGATTTGGTGGCGATGCTAAAAAGTTTAGGCGCCAGCCAACAATGGGTGCGACGCTGGTTGGCACGGCAGTTAACCTTATTGTTTGTCCTTGCCACCGCCGTGGGGTTAGCGGCGGGTTACACGCTTGAAGTGCTATTGCGCTTGCCGCTGACCGATGTGCTGCCCTCGCCACTACCAAGCTATGGCTGGGTGCCTTGGGTGCTTGCGCCCGGCGTCGCGCTTTTGGTGGCGCTGCCTGCCTTGGGTGTGCCGCTGCTTAAACTGCTGGATGCACCCGCGTTAGCGGCGGTGCAATCGCAGGCGGCTCGTGGGCGTCGCCGTCGCGGCACCGCGGCTGTCTTGATTGCGATACCGGTAGGGGCGCTTGCGCTGTGGGCGTTCGACAACACCTTGCTATGGACAGTGCTGGGGGCGATGGCGGTGATGATCGTCTTGCTGGCGCTGGCAGGGTTAGGGCTGCTTAGGTTGGTGAAATCACGGGTGCGCGCGCCGTCGGTCAAGCTCGCTCTAAGCCGAATTACCCGCAACAAACTGGCTAGCAGCGTGCAGTTAGGGGCGCTGGCGATCTCCTTTATGCTCTTGGCGATTATCTGGCTGCTGCGCACCGATTTGCTTGCCGATTGGGGACGGATGCTGCCACCCGATGCGCCTAATGTGTTTGCGGTGAATATCGCCCCCAGTGAGCAGCAAGACTATGTAGGTGAACTCGATGACGCTAGCCTGATGCGCTCCGATGCCTACCCCATAGTGCGTGGCCGGCTGGTGGGCAAAAACGGTGAGCGTTATCAGCTCCCCACCGATGAAGCCGAACGTGATGAAGCCGATGAGGCTTTGCGCCGCGAGCTTAACTTCACCTGGCGCGAAACCTTGCCATCACACAATGAGGTGATTGCCGGAGACTGGCCAACCGAGAATGGTGTATCAGTGGAGGCCGACATTGCCGAGCGCTTGGAGATTGAGATTGGCGACAGCCTGACCTTTAGCGTGACCGGCCAAGACTTTACCGCCACGGTGAACTCGATTCGTGAAGTAGAGTGGCGCAATATGCGGCCTAACTTCTATTTTATTTTCGACCGCGAGACGCTCGCCGACAAACCCGCCAACTGGCTGGTGAGCTTCAGGCTCGATGAATCGCAAACGCCCTTGCTCAATCGCTTGGCGCGGGAGTATCCGACAGTCACGCTGCTTGATTTGCGCACCATGAGCAGCCGTATTCAGTCGATTTTGCGTCAAATTGGCTTGTCGCTTTCGGTGTTGGCGGGGCTGGCGGTGATCAGCGGCCTGTTACTGCTGCTCACCTTGCTGCGTATTAGCTTGAGCGAGCGTCAGCAGGAGATAAACCTCTATCGCACCTTGGGCGCGAGCCGCACTCGTATTCAGCGTACCTTATGGAGCGAGTACGGTGTGATGGCCTTGGTGTCTGGCCTTATGGCGGTACTCGGCGCAGAAGCGGCGATGGTTGGCTTGCTTAAGTGGGGCTTTGAAATGGAGGTACGCCTGCACCCAGAGCTTTGGGCGGTGTTGCCGGTGTTGGCGGTGGCGCTGGTGTTTGTCACGGTGGCCTCGATGCTGCGTAAACTGATTGATCCGCAACGGCGTTAACCGGGGCGGTAAGCATCCTTGTTTCACGCATAACAAAGCGGGTATCAAGAAAGTTGATACCCGCTTTTTTGTATACAACGTCTAGCAAAATCCGGCTAATAACACCGCTTGTGCGAAAGACAAAAGCCGCTACTTAAACAAAGACTGCATCGCTTCTTCCACCTTGGGGTGCTGGAAATTAAAGCCCGCGTCCTCCAACGCATGGGGTAGGGCGCGCTGGCTATCGAGCAGCAAGTGCGAGGCTTCCCCCATCATGGTTTTAATCGCCAGAGTAGGGACAAAGAACACGTGTGGGCGTTTTAAAGCACGGGCAAGCGCCTGACTAAAACGTTTATTGGTGACCGGCTCTGGCGCGGTGCAGTTAAACGGCCCTTTAAGCTCAGGGGTATTGAGCAGGTGGATAATCGCGCCGACCATATCATCAATATGGATCCACGGCATGTATTGCTGGCCTTTACCAATGGGGCCGCCAAGGCCAAGTTTATACGGCAGCATCATCCGTTTGAGCGCGCCACCTTCAGCGCTTAACACCACGCCGGTGCGCAGCAAGCACACCCGCGTCTGTTGCGAGGCACCTTTCAAGGCAATTTTTTCCCATTGATGACACACATGCTGGGCAAAATCATCGGCATGAACCACCAAGGTTTCGTCAAAGCTGCGATCTTGCTGATCGCCGTAATATCCTACTGCCGAGCCGCTGATAAAGGTGTGAGGTGGGGTGCTGCTGGCATGGATTTTCTCGACCAGCTTTTCCGTTAATCCCCAGCGACTGGTGCAGATGATGCCTTTTTGTTGCTCACTCCAGCGTTTATCGGCAATCGGCTCGCCCGCCAGATTGATAACCGCATCAATATCATTCAGGTGAGGGAGGTCATCAAGGCGCTCTAACGGCGTGACTTTATCGCCAAAGCACTGGGTGACCTTTTGCTTCGAGCGCGATAACACAGTGACCTGATGCTCGGTCAGCAAGCGAGGAATTAACGCCTGACCAATCAGGCCAGTGCCGCCAGTGATTAACAGTTTCATGCCTGATGTCCTAACGTCGAGTAATGGGTGATATAGATAACGCTAAGAGGGTTTTAGACTTAGCGCAAGTGATTGCTTTGTATCCTGTTACGTACCGCAACCAAAATCGGTTTGATCGCGCAGTTTTCTCCTCTGCCCCTCGCACGCCAAATTGGGAGTGCTAACATAAATATGCGCATAAAAAGTGTGCTTTTCATTTTACTACGCAGGGAGTCATGTCGCCTACATGCAAGCGTTATTCAAATCATTGCTAGGAAGCTTTCGCGATCTCTTACCCATCATCCTAGTGATCGGCTTTTTTCAAGTGATTGTCCTGCAACAACCGCTGCCCAACTGGATTTCGATTACCTTTGGCTTGGTGCTGGTGGTCGTGGGGCTGACCTTATTTGTATACGGCTTAGACATGGGGCTATTCCCGATTGGCGAATCCATGGCACATTCGCTGGCACACAAAGGCAGTTTAGGGTGGTTAATTGCGTTCGCGTTTTTGCTCGGTTTTGGCACCACTATTGCGGAACCCGCACTTACCGCGGTGGCGGCGGAAGCGGCAGATGTCGCCGCTAACGGCGGGATGATAAACACCACAGAGGCAGCCAAAGATAGCTACGCCAATGGGCTGCGGCTAACCGTGGCGCTTTCGGTCGGTTTTGCGATTGTGCTGGGGGTGGTGCGAATTATGAAAGGCTGGCCGATCCACCGTTTAATCATTGGCGGCTATTTGTTGGTGGTGGCAATGACCATGGTCGCACCGCCCAGCATTATCGGCATTGCCTATGACTCGGGTGGGGTGACCACCTCGACCATCACGGTGCCATTGGTGACCGCGCTTGGCGTGGGGCTGGCGACCGTGATCAAAGGGCGTAACCCCATGGTGGATGGCTTTGGCTTGATTGCCTTTGCCTCGCTATCGCCGATGATCTTCGTGATGGCCTACGGCATGGTGGTGGCATGAACAATCCACTCACTCTGTTTCTCGACACCTTTTTCTCCACCGTGCGCGATGTGATCCCGATTATCGCGATCATCTTTGGCTTTCAGCTGTTTGTATTGCGCAAAGCGCTCAACAACCCCAAACGGATCTTTCTCGGCTTTTTCTATGTGATCTTGGGCTTGAGCCTGTTTTTAATGGGGCTGGAGCTGGCGCTATTCCCGCTGGGATCGTCGATGGCCGAGCAGCTGACCGCTCCCGATTTTGTCGGCGCAGCGCTCAAAGCCGGCGGCGAGATTAATTGGCAAGCCTACTACTGGGTGTATCTGTTTGCCGCGGCGATTGGCTTTAGCACCACAGTGGCTGAGCCCTCGTTAATTGCGGTGGCAATCAAAGCAGCCAAGGTTTCGGGCGGGGCGATCCGGGTGAATGGGTTGCGCGCCTCGGTGGCGCTCGGGGTGGCAATGGGGATTGCCTTGGGGTGCTATCGCATTGTGGTGGGCGATCCGCTCCATTATTACATCATCACCGGCTATGTGGTGGTGGTGATCCAAACCTATTTTGCTCCGCCGTTTATCGTGCCTTTGGCCTATGATTCTGGAGGGGTGACCACCTCAACCGTGACCGTGCCTTTGGTGACGGCGCTCGGGCTGGGGCTAGCCTCTACCGTACCGGGAAGAAACCCGATGCTTGATGGTTTTGGCTTAATTGCGTTTGCTAGTTTGTTTCCGATGATCACCGTGATGGGTTATGCCCAAATCACAGCCTATTTACAGAAAAAGCACGCACAGCGTTCATCGTAAGGAGAGCCTATGCGGTTCAAATTAATCATGGCGTTTATTGAAGATGCCAAAACCGATGCGGTGCTCGATGCCGCCAGACAAGCCGGCGCTACCGGCGCGACCATTATTAACAATGCGCGTGGCGAAGGCTTGGTGAAAAAGAAAACCTTTTTAGGGCTGACGCTGGATGTGCAGCGGGACGTAGCCATCTTCCTAGTGGAAGAGCACTTAGCGCGCACCATACTTGAAACCATTAATGATGTAGGCGAGTTCGATGCCACCTCCGGCAGTGGTATCGCGGTGCAAATTGATGTGGAAGATGCCGTGGGCGTGGCCCACCAAATGCGAGAATTAACCGAAGTGGTGAAGGACGAGTTATGAAACAACATAAAACGGTAAGAGATGTGATGCATGCCCATGCCGTGTGTATTGATGGGCTCACCACAGTCGAAGAAGCGATCCGCATTGCACGCCAAGAAGATGTCAAAGCACTGATTATTAATAAACGCGATGATGGCGACGAGTTCGGCCTGGTGTTAATGAACGACATTGCCAAAAAAGTGCTCGCCAAAAACCGCGCACCATCACGGGTGAATGTTTATGAGGTTATGACCAAACCCGCGCTTAGCGTCTCCCCCGATATGAATGTGAAATACTGCGCCCGTTTATTCGAACGCTTCGGCATCAGCCGCGCCCCCGTAATCGAAAACGGCCAAGTCCTTGGCATGGTCAGTTATAACCTGATCGTGATCTACGGCATGCTCGCCGAAGAAGTGGATAGTCAGCATAGGAAGGATTAGGGTAGGTGTCACTGTGATTTTTAAGGGAGTAGGGGCTAGCTCATTTATGCCCCAAAGCGTCTCAGCCGAGGCATTATGATGGCGCGGTTAAGTCGTTTATATCCTAACATTGGTAATGTGACGTACTTTGAGTAACTAAATTGCTTGTCCGCTTCCGGTAACTAAATTGTTGCGATACGCTACCCATATGTATGAAGATGCTTTGATATGATGGCGATAGAGTGACTAAAACAAGAGATAACCATTTTGTGCCGCAATGGCACCAAAAAGGCTTTATGGATGAGCGAGATAATCAGCTTTGCCACTTAATGCGCCGAGACATTGACCTGAAGAATGGTGAAACCAAAACGGTCTATTCCAAGAAATGGCAAACTTCCGCTCAACGTTTCTATAAAAAAGATCTCTATTCAACATTTTTGGGAACAGAAGTTAATGATGAGATCGAACAAAAACTCTTTGGTCCTATTGATGACAATGGCTGTAGAGCTATTCGTGCATTCCTAACTGACGACCAATCTCAATGGCATCAGAATTTTCAGAATCTATTCATTTATCTTGATGCTCAAAAGCTAAGAACACCAAAAGGTTTAGACTGGGTTCAGAGTAAATACCCAGATCTAACTCAGCTACAACTCATGATGGAAATGCAATCTCTGCGGTCTATGCACTGTACTTTTTGGGCTGAAGGTGTACGGGAACTAGTATCTGCTGAGAATTCTGACGTTAAGTTTATAGTGTCAGACCATCCAGTGACAATTTACAACTATGCCTGCTCTCCAGATTCTGAGTTGTGTGGATACCCTAGTGATCCTGATATCTCCTTAAAGGGGTCGCAAACCATATTCCCTTTAGATAAGAATCGATGTTTGATTCTGACGAACCTTGAATATGCTCAGGACCCAGATAACGCAAATCCGCTTCAGCAACGAACCAATGCCACCCGTATTCGTCAAAGCATGGTCA includes:
- the cueR gene encoding Cu(I)-responsive transcriptional regulator; the encoded protein is MKIQQVAEKTGLTSKTIRFYEQKGLITPPHRAENGYRDYREQHINELQMIRRARLVGFTLEESADLLALSRDPSLRSADVKARAETKLVEIDEKMAELAAMKTTLHALTQACPGDGDAQCPIIEALRGDSELGELDSSPSSCCASGAEPPATN
- a CDS encoding thioredoxin family protein, with amino-acid sequence MNANYIVELTEHNFQQILESSSRTPVLVYFWANMMPESVELKPTVEQLAHDSHGTFTLATIDCEAQQMIAAQFGVRALPTLALFKDGQPVDGLAGPQNYDTVREMLDKHLPSQEDQAFEQARQLMAEGNYTDALVILKPLETSHGDKGEYKLAMAECLVETHQFDAAQALLDTVLMQDQDATYKSLVAKIELHNQAIDAPEIRRLQAQLEESPDDANVAYELAVQYNQINRSEEALELLMKILRRDMNHGEGEAKKTLMDILTALGQGNEVASRYRRQLYSLLY
- a CDS encoding SDR family oxidoreductase is translated as MNNAILITGCSTGIGYACAKALHEQGHTVIASCRKADDVSRLQQEGLTCIQLDVSDTASINQAVDTIEQMTGGKLFALFNNGAYGQPGALEDLPTEALRAQFETNVFGWHHLTQALLPMLLNYGEGRIVQNSSVLGIVALKYRGAYNASKFALEGWTDTLRLELSDTPIKVSLIEPGPIETAFRANALSAFKHWVDLNKSRHQQAYQAQLDRLAADEGGNKYTLPADALVAPLTHALFSPRPKVRYRVTQPTVWMAILKRLLPSRWLDRVLLKGG
- the tesA gene encoding multifunctional acyl-CoA thioesterase I/protease I/lysophospholipase L1 gives rise to the protein MLRILTLLCFLWVSSASAQTLLVLGDSLSAGYQMAAEQAWPAKLPRALEEHNVEVEVINASISGDTTANGLQRLPQLLERHQPEWVLIELGGNDGLRGWPFKRIRDNLKQLITQTRAADATPLLVQIQIPPNYGQRYAQGFADIYPTLAAQTQTPLLPFFMETVIQKPEWMRDDGIHPMPAAQPWIADFMAEKLAPYLSDATES
- a CDS encoding ABC transporter ATP-binding protein; this translates as MASPVIRAEKIAKHVVTREQPLTILQDVSLQIEAGESIALMGVSGAGKSTLMTLLAGLDTPSEGEVDLLGHKLSTLDEDARAALRAESVGFVFQSFLLVPSLNALENVMLPLTIRGEEEDDTRAKQLLASVGLQGRETHLPSQLSGGEQQRVALARAFIIRPHVLFADEPTGNLDQKTAATIIDLLFELNEKHGTTLVLVTHDPALAKRCQRTLMMDSGKLQERVNGE
- a CDS encoding ABC transporter permease; translation: MASKNGLLNRWAWRELLHGQIWPVAVALALIITCVFALSALADRIENVLTQQGRNLIAADTVLRARQPLNTEQIEAFKQAGATVSAQTRFGTMAFSEQKMQLVSVKAVDSLYPLRGDLVLEQNGQAIGGDRRIQPGELWLSERVFSLLSVKPGDSVSIGNLDLNVSGTLAAEPELSFNPFSQMPAVMMHRDDVPAAGVVREGSRVRYRYFLTGDEPSLSAAKASYTLQDGERWVDENTSDRTGDMLDRSRQYLSLTVVLVIVMAAATLTLTCQHYAKSRADLVAMLKSLGASQQWVRRWLARQLTLLFVLATAVGLAAGYTLEVLLRLPLTDVLPSPLPSYGWVPWVLAPGVALLVALPALGVPLLKLLDAPALAAVQSQAARGRRRRGTAAVLIAIPVGALALWAFDNTLLWTVLGAMAVMIVLLALAGLGLLRLVKSRVRAPSVKLALSRITRNKLASSVQLGALAISFMLLAIIWLLRTDLLADWGRMLPPDAPNVFAVNIAPSEQQDYVGELDDASLMRSDAYPIVRGRLVGKNGERYQLPTDEAERDEADEALRRELNFTWRETLPSHNEVIAGDWPTENGVSVEADIAERLEIEIGDSLTFSVTGQDFTATVNSIREVEWRNMRPNFYFIFDRETLADKPANWLVSFRLDESQTPLLNRLAREYPTVTLLDLRTMSSRIQSILRQIGLSLSVLAGLAVISGLLLLLTLLRISLSERQQEINLYRTLGASRTRIQRTLWSEYGVMALVSGLMAVLGAEAAMVGLLKWGFEMEVRLHPELWAVLPVLAVALVFVTVASMLRKLIDPQRR
- a CDS encoding TIGR01777 family oxidoreductase, translating into MKLLITGGTGLIGQALIPRLLTEHQVTVLSRSKQKVTQCFGDKVTPLERLDDLPHLNDIDAVINLAGEPIADKRWSEQQKGIICTSRWGLTEKLVEKIHASSTPPHTFISGSAVGYYGDQQDRSFDETLVVHADDFAQHVCHQWEKIALKGASQQTRVCLLRTGVVLSAEGGALKRMMLPYKLGLGGPIGKGQQYMPWIHIDDMVGAIIHLLNTPELKGPFNCTAPEPVTNKRFSQALARALKRPHVFFVPTLAIKTMMGEASHLLLDSQRALPHALEDAGFNFQHPKVEEAMQSLFK
- a CDS encoding DUF1538 domain-containing protein; this encodes MQALFKSLLGSFRDLLPIILVIGFFQVIVLQQPLPNWISITFGLVLVVVGLTLFVYGLDMGLFPIGESMAHSLAHKGSLGWLIAFAFLLGFGTTIAEPALTAVAAEAADVAANGGMINTTEAAKDSYANGLRLTVALSVGFAIVLGVVRIMKGWPIHRLIIGGYLLVVAMTMVAPPSIIGIAYDSGGVTTSTITVPLVTALGVGLATVIKGRNPMVDGFGLIAFASLSPMIFVMAYGMVVA
- a CDS encoding DUF1538 domain-containing protein, coding for MNNPLTLFLDTFFSTVRDVIPIIAIIFGFQLFVLRKALNNPKRIFLGFFYVILGLSLFLMGLELALFPLGSSMAEQLTAPDFVGAALKAGGEINWQAYYWVYLFAAAIGFSTTVAEPSLIAVAIKAAKVSGGAIRVNGLRASVALGVAMGIALGCYRIVVGDPLHYYIITGYVVVVIQTYFAPPFIVPLAYDSGGVTTSTVTVPLVTALGLGLASTVPGRNPMLDGFGLIAFASLFPMITVMGYAQITAYLQKKHAQRSS
- a CDS encoding P-II family nitrogen regulator, with protein sequence MRFKLIMAFIEDAKTDAVLDAARQAGATGATIINNARGEGLVKKKTFLGLTLDVQRDVAIFLVEEHLARTILETINDVGEFDATSGSGIAVQIDVEDAVGVAHQMRELTEVVKDEL
- a CDS encoding CBS domain-containing protein, giving the protein MKQHKTVRDVMHAHAVCIDGLTTVEEAIRIARQEDVKALIINKRDDGDEFGLVLMNDIAKKVLAKNRAPSRVNVYEVMTKPALSVSPDMNVKYCARLFERFGISRAPVIENGQVLGMVSYNLIVIYGMLAEEVDSQHRKD